A section of the Oryzias latipes chromosome 10, ASM223467v1 genome encodes:
- the pdgfrb gene encoding platelet-derived growth factor receptor beta isoform X2 encodes MGSKAFTMRRLTTRQLTVIFTAWLYFCSGARCLEVTPDEKEIVLAKGSELTLTCSGLMETTWEYKKDDVPYFQVEKDQESHQSYQSVNSGVFSSVLTLLKVSWQHTGVYQCINRHTKETKEVAVFVADPEVWFVRSDHGMVPKSEETIIPCMVTNPNISVTLHEKSSHSPINGLYVPTEGFKAPLEARTYFCRGKLNGKVKDSQDFHVFSIFVQETFETYVNASKTVLKQGEPLTVNCTVHGVELVNFSWDTPSGELEEVDPLTEFLSSITMRSYLMFPGTTVAHSGTYVCHAHELVQDQEASASIDITVFEKGFVDVKPAQSKNISTKVQENVELRVEITAYPPPQILWAKDGATIKGDKSITIRQVNEIRYVTILTLVRVRMEQKGLYTVLIRNGDDSKEVAFDLEVHVPSQIKDLSDHHLPANRHLVTCTAEGVPTPTIQWYSCDSMLKCSNQTSAWQPLVPHSEELSIQTNVSYSQARKLSRVRSQVTFLKPQQVTVRCETTNQAGLTDRRDIKLVSSTLFSQVTVLAAVLALVVIIIMSIIILIAVWRKKPRYEIRWKVIESVSQDGHEYIYVDPIHLPYDLAWEMRRDNLVLGRTLGSGAFGRVVEATAYGLTHSQSSTKVAVKMLKSTARRSETQALMSELKIMSHLGPHLNIVNLLGACTKHGPLYLVTEYCRYGDLVDYLHRNKHTFLQYYAEKNQYDDCLISRGSTPLSQRKGESDGGYMDMSKDEPSIYVPMQEQIDTIKYADIQPSPYESPYQQDLYQDQGSTSLDLVISDCASLTYEDLLGFSYQVAKGMEFLASKNCVHRDLAARNVLICEGKLVKICDFGLARDIMHDSNYISKGSTFLPLKWMAPESIFHNLYTTLSDVWSYGILLWEIFTLGGTPYPDLPMNELFYNALKRGYRMAKPPHASDEVYEIMKKCWDEKFEKRPEFSLLVHNVGNMLTDSYKKRYSQVNENFLKSDHPAVARTKPRRTSPFPVADPTFGSLSPVAFSSSPGPTANNQSQRPGERRHEADGQEVVTSYNEYIIPIPDPKPEEAFGSMPSESPESSLAAEEEETDSMSQDTAETLPEDERLEDTSERDALLGSSATPEVEDSFL; translated from the exons ATGGGTTCAAAGGCGTTCACTATGAGGCGGCTGACCACACGCCAGCTGACAGTTATATTTACAG CCTGGCTGTATTTCTGCTCTGGAGCGCGCTGTCTGGAGGTCACACCTGATGAAAAAGAGATCGTCCTGGCTAAAGGCTCTGAGCTAACGCTCACGTGCTCCGGCTTAATGGAGACAACCTGGGAGTATAAGAAGGACGACGTACCCTACTTTCAGGTTGAGAAAGATCAAGAAAGTCATCAAAGCTATCAGAGTGTAAATAGCGGCGTGTTCTCCAGTGTTCTCACCCTGCTAAAAGTGAGCTGGCAGCACACTGGGGTGTATCAGTGCATTAATCGGCACACTAAGGAAACCAAGGAGGTGGCTGTGTTTGTTGCAG ACCCTGAGGTGTGGTTTGTGAGGAGTGACCACGGCATGGTACCCAAAAGTGAGGAAACCATCATCCCATGCATGGTCACCAACCCAAACATCAGCGTCACGCTGCATGAGAAAAGCTCTCACTCGCCCATCAACGGGCTGTATGTTCCCACTGAGGGGTTCAAAGCACCCCTGGAGGCAAGGACATATTTCTGTCGTGGCAAGCTGAACGGCAAGGTGAAAGACTCTCAAGACTTCCATGTCTTCAGCATTTTTG TCCAAGAGACCTTTGAAACCTATGTCAACGCTTCAAAGACGGTCCTGAAGCAGGGAGAGCCTCTGACTGTAAACTGCACCGTGCACGGGGTTGAACTGGTGAATTTTTCCTGGGATACTCCCAGCGGTGAG ctCGAGGAAGTTGATCCCCTGACTGAATTTCTGTCATCCATAACCATGCGCTCCTACCTGATGTTCCCTGGCACCACGGTGGCGCACAGTGGAACCTATGTATGCCATGCTCACGAACTCGTTCAAGACCAGGAGGCCAGCGCCAGCATCGACATCACAGTCTTTG AAAAAGGTTTTGTGGATGTGAAGCCAGCTCAgtcaaaaaacatttccacCAAAGTACAGGAGAATGTCGAACTGCGAGTGGAAATCACTGCCTACCCGCCTCCTCAGATTCTGTGGGCCAAAGATGGCGCCACCATCAAAGGAGACAAAAGCATCACCATTAGACAAGTGAATGAGATCAG GTACGTCACCATTCTCACGTTGGTGAGGGTGAGGATGGAGCAGAAAGGACTCTACACTGTCCTCATTAGAAATGGGGATGACTCAAAGGAAGTGGCCTTTGACCTGGAAGTACATG TTCCCTCTCAGATTAAAGATCTGTCTGATCACCACCTGCCAGCGAACAGACACTTGGTGACCTGCACCGCAGAGGGGGTCCCAACTCCGACCATACAGTGGTACAGCTGTGACAGCATGCTGAA GTGTAGTAACCAAACATCAGCATGGCAGCCGCTGGTCCCACATTCAGAGGAGCTGAGCATCCAGACCAATGTGAGCTACAGCCAGGCACGAAAACTGAGTCGAGTGCGCAGCCAAGTGACCTTCCTCAAGCCCCAGCAGGTCACAGTTCGCTGTGAGACCACCAACCAAGCCGGACTCACCGACCGGAGAGACATCAAACTGGTGTCTAGCA CACTCTTCTCCCAGGTGACTGTATTAGCTGCTGTTTTGGCATTAGTGGTCATCATTATTATgtccatcatcatcctcattgCTGTATGGAGGAAG AAACCTCGCTATGAAATCAGATGGAAAGTCATTGAATCTGTGAGTCAGGATGGCCACGAGTACATCTATGTGGATCCCATCCACCTGCCCTATGACCTGGCCTGGGAAATGCGCAGAGACAACCTGGTTCTGG GTCGCACTCTTGGATCAGGAGCGTTTGGCAGGGTGGTCGAGGCAACCGCATACGGTCTCACGCACTCCCAGTCCAGCACAAAGGTGGCAGTGAAAATGCTGAAAT CCACTGCTAGGAGGAGTGAGACTCAGGCTCTCATGTCAGAACTGAAGATCATGAGCCACCTTGGTCCTCATCTCAACATTGTCAACTTGCTCGGAGCTTGTACCAAACATG GCCCTCTCTATCTGGTGACCGAGTACTGTCGCTATGGTGATTTGGTGGATTACCTGCACAGGAACAAACACACCTTCCTGCAGTACTACGCCGAGAAGAACCAGTACGACGACTGCCTCATTTCTAGAGGAAGCACCCCTCTCAGTCAGAGAAAAGG TGAGAGCGATGGAGGCTACATGGACATGAGCAAAGATGAGCCGTCAATCTACGTGCCCATGCAGGAGCAGATAGACACCATCAAATATGCTGACATCCAGCCTTCTCCATACGAGTCCCCCTACCAGCAGGACCTCTACCAAGATCAAG GAAGCACCAGCCTGGACTTAGTGATCAGTGATTGTGCCAGCCTCACCTATGAAGACCTTCTAGGTTTCAGCTATCAGGTGGCAAAGGGGATGGAGTTTCTCGCCTCCAAAAAT TGCGTCCATCGTGACCTGGCTGCCAGGAACGTGTTGATCTGTGAAGGCAAGCTGGTGAAGATTTGCGACTTTGGCCTGGCCAGAGACATAATGCATGATTCCAATTACATCTCCAAAGGAAGC ACCTTCCTGCCCCTGAAGTGGATGGCACCAGAAAGCATTTTTCATAATTTGTACACCACCCTGAGTGATGTGTGGTCATACGGCATACTCCTTTGGGAAATTTTCACTCTGG GAGGAACCCCCTACCCAGATTTGCCCATGAACGAACTGTTCTACAACGCACTGAAAAGAGGATACCGCATGGCCAAACCTCCCCATGCTTCAGAtgaagt GTATGAAATCATGAAGAAGTGCTGGGATGAAAAGTTTGAGAAGAGGCCTGAGTTCTCCTTGTTGGTTCACAACGTGGGAAACATGCTGACAGACAGCTATAAGAAG AGATACAGCCAAGTGAACGAGAACTTCCTGAAGAGTGACCACCCGGCAGTGGCCCGCACCAAACCCCGCCGGACCTCGCCCTTTCCCGTCGCTGACCCCACATTTGGCTCCCTGTCTCCTGTtgccttctcctcctctcccggtCCCACAGCCAACAACCAGAGCCAGAGGCCTGGAGAGCGCAGGCACGAAGCAGACGGGCAGGAAGTCGTAACTTCATATAATGAGTACATCATTCCCATCCCGGACCCCAAACCAGAGGAAGCTTTCGGCAGCATGCCGTCAGAAAGCCCTGAAAG CTCTCTggctgcagaggaagaggagactgACTCCATGTCGCAGGACACAGCTGAGACTCTTCCAGAGGATGAGCGCCTGGAGGACACCAGCGAAAGGGATGCTTTGCTGGGCTCCTCGGCGACCCCCGAGGTAGAAGACAGCTTCCTGTAG
- the pdgfrb gene encoding platelet-derived growth factor receptor beta isoform X1, which translates to MGSKAFTMRRLTTRQLTVIFTAWLYFCSGARCLEVTPDEKEIVLAKGSELTLTCSGLMETTWEYKKDDVPYFQVEKDQESHQSYQSVNSGVFSSVLTLLKVSWQHTGVYQCINRHTKETKEVAVFVADPEVWFVRSDHGMVPKSEETIIPCMVTNPNISVTLHEKSSHSPINGLYVPTEGFKAPLEARTYFCRGKLNGKVKDSQDFHVFSIFVQETFETYVNASKTVLKQGEPLTVNCTVHGVELVNFSWDTPSGELEEVDPLTEFLSSITMRSYLMFPGTTVAHSGTYVCHAHELVQDQEASASIDITVFEKGFVDVKPAQSKNISTKVQENVELRVEITAYPPPQILWAKDGATIKGDKSITIRQVNEIRYVTILTLVRVRMEQKGLYTVLIRNGDDSKEVAFDLEVHVPSQIKDLSDHHLPANRHLVTCTAEGVPTPTIQWYSCDSMLKCSNQTSAWQPLVPHSEELSIQTNVSYSQARKLSRVRSQVTFLKPQQVTVRCETTNQAGLTDRRDIKLVSSTLFSQVTVLAAVLALVVIIIMSIIILIAVWRKKPRYEIRWKVIESVSQDGHEYIYVDPIHLPYDLAWEMRRDNLVLGRTLGSGAFGRVVEATAYGLTHSQSSTKVAVKMLKSTARRSETQALMSELKIMSHLGPHLNIVNLLGACTKHGPLYLVTEYCRYGDLVDYLHRNKHTFLQYYAEKNQYDDCLISRGSTPLSQRKGYVSFGSESDGGYMDMSKDEPSIYVPMQEQIDTIKYADIQPSPYESPYQQDLYQDQGSTSLDLVISDCASLTYEDLLGFSYQVAKGMEFLASKNCVHRDLAARNVLICEGKLVKICDFGLARDIMHDSNYISKGSTFLPLKWMAPESIFHNLYTTLSDVWSYGILLWEIFTLGGTPYPDLPMNELFYNALKRGYRMAKPPHASDEVYEIMKKCWDEKFEKRPEFSLLVHNVGNMLTDSYKKRYSQVNENFLKSDHPAVARTKPRRTSPFPVADPTFGSLSPVAFSSSPGPTANNQSQRPGERRHEADGQEVVTSYNEYIIPIPDPKPEEAFGSMPSESPESSLAAEEEETDSMSQDTAETLPEDERLEDTSERDALLGSSATPEVEDSFL; encoded by the exons ATGGGTTCAAAGGCGTTCACTATGAGGCGGCTGACCACACGCCAGCTGACAGTTATATTTACAG CCTGGCTGTATTTCTGCTCTGGAGCGCGCTGTCTGGAGGTCACACCTGATGAAAAAGAGATCGTCCTGGCTAAAGGCTCTGAGCTAACGCTCACGTGCTCCGGCTTAATGGAGACAACCTGGGAGTATAAGAAGGACGACGTACCCTACTTTCAGGTTGAGAAAGATCAAGAAAGTCATCAAAGCTATCAGAGTGTAAATAGCGGCGTGTTCTCCAGTGTTCTCACCCTGCTAAAAGTGAGCTGGCAGCACACTGGGGTGTATCAGTGCATTAATCGGCACACTAAGGAAACCAAGGAGGTGGCTGTGTTTGTTGCAG ACCCTGAGGTGTGGTTTGTGAGGAGTGACCACGGCATGGTACCCAAAAGTGAGGAAACCATCATCCCATGCATGGTCACCAACCCAAACATCAGCGTCACGCTGCATGAGAAAAGCTCTCACTCGCCCATCAACGGGCTGTATGTTCCCACTGAGGGGTTCAAAGCACCCCTGGAGGCAAGGACATATTTCTGTCGTGGCAAGCTGAACGGCAAGGTGAAAGACTCTCAAGACTTCCATGTCTTCAGCATTTTTG TCCAAGAGACCTTTGAAACCTATGTCAACGCTTCAAAGACGGTCCTGAAGCAGGGAGAGCCTCTGACTGTAAACTGCACCGTGCACGGGGTTGAACTGGTGAATTTTTCCTGGGATACTCCCAGCGGTGAG ctCGAGGAAGTTGATCCCCTGACTGAATTTCTGTCATCCATAACCATGCGCTCCTACCTGATGTTCCCTGGCACCACGGTGGCGCACAGTGGAACCTATGTATGCCATGCTCACGAACTCGTTCAAGACCAGGAGGCCAGCGCCAGCATCGACATCACAGTCTTTG AAAAAGGTTTTGTGGATGTGAAGCCAGCTCAgtcaaaaaacatttccacCAAAGTACAGGAGAATGTCGAACTGCGAGTGGAAATCACTGCCTACCCGCCTCCTCAGATTCTGTGGGCCAAAGATGGCGCCACCATCAAAGGAGACAAAAGCATCACCATTAGACAAGTGAATGAGATCAG GTACGTCACCATTCTCACGTTGGTGAGGGTGAGGATGGAGCAGAAAGGACTCTACACTGTCCTCATTAGAAATGGGGATGACTCAAAGGAAGTGGCCTTTGACCTGGAAGTACATG TTCCCTCTCAGATTAAAGATCTGTCTGATCACCACCTGCCAGCGAACAGACACTTGGTGACCTGCACCGCAGAGGGGGTCCCAACTCCGACCATACAGTGGTACAGCTGTGACAGCATGCTGAA GTGTAGTAACCAAACATCAGCATGGCAGCCGCTGGTCCCACATTCAGAGGAGCTGAGCATCCAGACCAATGTGAGCTACAGCCAGGCACGAAAACTGAGTCGAGTGCGCAGCCAAGTGACCTTCCTCAAGCCCCAGCAGGTCACAGTTCGCTGTGAGACCACCAACCAAGCCGGACTCACCGACCGGAGAGACATCAAACTGGTGTCTAGCA CACTCTTCTCCCAGGTGACTGTATTAGCTGCTGTTTTGGCATTAGTGGTCATCATTATTATgtccatcatcatcctcattgCTGTATGGAGGAAG AAACCTCGCTATGAAATCAGATGGAAAGTCATTGAATCTGTGAGTCAGGATGGCCACGAGTACATCTATGTGGATCCCATCCACCTGCCCTATGACCTGGCCTGGGAAATGCGCAGAGACAACCTGGTTCTGG GTCGCACTCTTGGATCAGGAGCGTTTGGCAGGGTGGTCGAGGCAACCGCATACGGTCTCACGCACTCCCAGTCCAGCACAAAGGTGGCAGTGAAAATGCTGAAAT CCACTGCTAGGAGGAGTGAGACTCAGGCTCTCATGTCAGAACTGAAGATCATGAGCCACCTTGGTCCTCATCTCAACATTGTCAACTTGCTCGGAGCTTGTACCAAACATG GCCCTCTCTATCTGGTGACCGAGTACTGTCGCTATGGTGATTTGGTGGATTACCTGCACAGGAACAAACACACCTTCCTGCAGTACTACGCCGAGAAGAACCAGTACGACGACTGCCTCATTTCTAGAGGAAGCACCCCTCTCAGTCAGAGAAAAGG CTATGTGTCCTTCGGCAGTGAGAGCGATGGAGGCTACATGGACATGAGCAAAGATGAGCCGTCAATCTACGTGCCCATGCAGGAGCAGATAGACACCATCAAATATGCTGACATCCAGCCTTCTCCATACGAGTCCCCCTACCAGCAGGACCTCTACCAAGATCAAG GAAGCACCAGCCTGGACTTAGTGATCAGTGATTGTGCCAGCCTCACCTATGAAGACCTTCTAGGTTTCAGCTATCAGGTGGCAAAGGGGATGGAGTTTCTCGCCTCCAAAAAT TGCGTCCATCGTGACCTGGCTGCCAGGAACGTGTTGATCTGTGAAGGCAAGCTGGTGAAGATTTGCGACTTTGGCCTGGCCAGAGACATAATGCATGATTCCAATTACATCTCCAAAGGAAGC ACCTTCCTGCCCCTGAAGTGGATGGCACCAGAAAGCATTTTTCATAATTTGTACACCACCCTGAGTGATGTGTGGTCATACGGCATACTCCTTTGGGAAATTTTCACTCTGG GAGGAACCCCCTACCCAGATTTGCCCATGAACGAACTGTTCTACAACGCACTGAAAAGAGGATACCGCATGGCCAAACCTCCCCATGCTTCAGAtgaagt GTATGAAATCATGAAGAAGTGCTGGGATGAAAAGTTTGAGAAGAGGCCTGAGTTCTCCTTGTTGGTTCACAACGTGGGAAACATGCTGACAGACAGCTATAAGAAG AGATACAGCCAAGTGAACGAGAACTTCCTGAAGAGTGACCACCCGGCAGTGGCCCGCACCAAACCCCGCCGGACCTCGCCCTTTCCCGTCGCTGACCCCACATTTGGCTCCCTGTCTCCTGTtgccttctcctcctctcccggtCCCACAGCCAACAACCAGAGCCAGAGGCCTGGAGAGCGCAGGCACGAAGCAGACGGGCAGGAAGTCGTAACTTCATATAATGAGTACATCATTCCCATCCCGGACCCCAAACCAGAGGAAGCTTTCGGCAGCATGCCGTCAGAAAGCCCTGAAAG CTCTCTggctgcagaggaagaggagactgACTCCATGTCGCAGGACACAGCTGAGACTCTTCCAGAGGATGAGCGCCTGGAGGACACCAGCGAAAGGGATGCTTTGCTGGGCTCCTCGGCGACCCCCGAGGTAGAAGACAGCTTCCTGTAG